A stretch of the Fusobacterium varium genome encodes the following:
- a CDS encoding putative PTS system, maltose and glucose-specific IIBC component — protein sequence MNKKVSFWEFFQGLGKTFMLPVSLLAACGIMLGIGSSFASSVTAEILPFLKNPVLKIFFEFMATIGSFAFSNLPVMFAMAIPLGLARQDKGVAAFSGYVGFAMSSLSVNFFLKATGTLATPENMKAAGQSMVLGIQSIDIGVLGGVLIGIIVYKIHDRYCEIKLPDALAFFGGARFVPIATAVIVGVVSLLIPFIWPFFNNMIMGVGKMIGKAGAFGPFLFGAGEGLLRPFGLHHILVAMIRFTPAGGEAIVNGETVSGALTIFYKQFADGILDPNVTKFLSQGKMPSYMFGLPAIALAIYNTARPENRKKIKGLLASGLVACVIGGITEPLEFIFLFLSPVLYIFHCIMVGLGFMMMGILKVTIGNTDGNLIDFIVFGVLQGTRTKWYLVLLVGAVWFAVYYTVFKYAILKFNLKTPGREVITEGDNVKLGGYDEERMLQALGGKDNIVSLDNCITRLRMVVKDMSIVDSDEIKATGAIAVVKLDDTNLQVVIGPQVHVVKNKLEKLIKK from the coding sequence ATGAATAAAAAAGTTAGTTTTTGGGAATTTTTTCAAGGATTAGGGAAAACGTTTATGCTGCCAGTGTCACTATTAGCAGCTTGTGGAATTATGCTTGGAATAGGAAGTTCATTTGCAAGTTCAGTAACTGCAGAAATACTTCCATTTTTAAAGAATCCTGTTTTAAAAATATTCTTTGAATTTATGGCAACAATAGGATCATTTGCATTTTCAAATCTACCAGTTATGTTTGCAATGGCTATACCTTTAGGACTTGCAAGACAAGATAAAGGAGTAGCAGCATTTTCTGGATATGTTGGTTTTGCTATGTCAAGTTTATCAGTTAATTTCTTTTTAAAAGCTACAGGAACTCTAGCTACGCCTGAAAATATGAAGGCAGCAGGACAATCTATGGTTCTTGGTATCCAAAGTATTGATATTGGAGTTCTTGGTGGAGTTTTAATTGGTATAATTGTTTATAAGATACATGACAGATACTGCGAAATTAAACTTCCTGATGCACTTGCATTCTTTGGTGGAGCAAGATTTGTACCTATTGCAACAGCTGTAATAGTTGGAGTAGTAAGTTTGTTAATCCCATTTATCTGGCCTTTCTTCAATAATATGATTATGGGTGTTGGGAAGATGATAGGGAAAGCAGGAGCATTTGGACCATTTTTGTTTGGAGCTGGAGAAGGATTATTAAGACCATTCGGACTGCATCATATATTGGTTGCTATGATAAGATTTACACCAGCTGGAGGAGAAGCAATAGTAAATGGGGAAACGGTTTCGGGAGCTCTTACAATATTTTATAAACAATTTGCTGATGGAATTCTTGATCCTAATGTGACAAAATTTCTTTCTCAAGGAAAAATGCCATCATATATGTTTGGACTTCCAGCAATAGCTTTAGCAATATATAATACTGCAAGACCTGAAAATAGAAAAAAAATAAAAGGACTTCTTGCATCTGGACTTGTAGCTTGTGTAATTGGTGGAATAACAGAACCATTAGAATTTATATTTCTTTTCTTATCACCAGTTTTATATATATTCCATTGTATCATGGTTGGACTTGGATTTATGATGATGGGAATATTAAAAGTGACTATTGGAAATACTGATGGAAACCTTATAGATTTTATAGTATTTGGAGTGTTACAAGGAACAAGAACAAAATGGTACTTAGTTCTTTTAGTAGGGGCTGTTTGGTTTGCAGTTTATTACACAGTATTTAAGTATGCAATATTGAAATTTAATTTAAAAACTCCAGGAAGAGAAGTGATTACTGAAGGGGATAATGTAAAATTAGGTGGATATGATGAAGAAAGAATGCTGCAGGCTTTAGGAGGAAAGGATAATATTGTTTCTCTAGATAACTGTATAACTAGACTTAGAATGGTTGTGAAAGATATGTCTATTGTTGACTCAGATGAAATAAAAGCAACTGGAGCAATAGCAGTAGTAAAATTGGATGATACAAATCTTCAAGTTGTAATAGGACCTCAAGTTCATGTTGTAAAAAATAAATTAGAAAAATTAATAAAGAAATAA
- a CDS encoding putative diguanylate cyclase, giving the protein MILKGGVNILKNNKLFKTNILVSLILVVGFVLTAMFSYQANYKASLNNIEEVTSLTAEGIYYQLTTMFTKPVNISLTMAHDSLLVEHLKNEKEYSKNKEYIQATKKYLETYQKKYGFDSVFLASATTKHYYNFNGLDRLLNENDSENTWFFNLLNSKENYSLNIDNDEVKGANNAITIFVNCKVKDQNEKILGIVGVGVRIENLKELLISYEKKFNLETCLIDENGIIEISNNYTGYEEKNWFEIYNQNNIKEKILSHKEDSANLEMWASSDLSVNEKKYIVTRYIPELSWYLIVKQDTAQLISEMKQNLFQICLIIIAIVLTVLFVITAVIRNFNKQITKLVEERETIFRKSTEQLYDKINELNITKNTYVGKHTVHYFETIGAKGLPFDQGLRVIANKQIKEEYREGYINIFSPENVIKEYKKGNKSLRYEFMITEDGINYSWMRVDAYIFYSPEDSSIHMFAYRKNIDEEKKKEQKAEIDEMTGFYNKKATERMIEKMLLELPSQKYAFFIFDIDNFKQANDNFGHLFGDLCIKEFTRIIKESFKENNTILGRIGGDEFVVFTPVLNIEWVNRKAGEVSKALNIVCENNLSSWKMTGSIGIAVTPKDGKTFEDIYKNADIALYQTKEKGKNGYTIHK; this is encoded by the coding sequence ATGATATTAAAAGGGGGAGTAAATATTTTGAAAAACAATAAACTGTTTAAAACTAATATATTGGTCAGTCTTATTTTAGTAGTTGGTTTTGTACTTACAGCAATGTTTAGTTATCAAGCCAATTATAAAGCATCTCTAAATAACATAGAAGAGGTTACTTCCCTTACAGCAGAAGGAATTTATTATCAATTAACAACTATGTTTACAAAGCCAGTAAATATATCCTTGACTATGGCACATGACAGTTTATTAGTTGAGCATCTAAAAAATGAAAAGGAATATTCAAAAAATAAAGAGTATATTCAAGCAACTAAGAAATATTTAGAAACTTATCAAAAAAAATATGGATTTGATTCAGTATTTTTAGCTTCTGCAACTACAAAACATTATTATAACTTTAATGGATTAGATCGTTTATTAAATGAAAATGATTCTGAAAATACATGGTTTTTTAATCTTTTGAATAGTAAGGAGAATTATTCTTTAAACATAGATAATGATGAAGTAAAAGGAGCAAACAACGCAATTACAATATTTGTTAATTGTAAAGTAAAAGATCAAAATGAAAAAATATTAGGAATTGTTGGAGTTGGAGTTCGTATAGAGAATTTAAAAGAACTTCTGATAAGTTATGAAAAGAAGTTTAATTTAGAAACTTGTTTGATTGATGAAAATGGAATTATTGAAATATCTAATAATTATACAGGATATGAAGAGAAAAATTGGTTTGAAATTTATAATCAAAATAATATAAAAGAAAAAATATTATCTCATAAAGAAGATTCAGCAAATTTGGAAATGTGGGCATCTTCAGATTTGAGTGTTAATGAAAAAAAGTATATAGTGACACGATATATTCCAGAGCTATCTTGGTATCTCATTGTTAAACAAGATACAGCACAACTTATATCAGAGATGAAACAAAATCTTTTTCAAATATGTCTTATAATTATAGCTATTGTATTGACAGTACTTTTTGTAATTACTGCTGTAATCAGAAATTTTAATAAGCAGATTACAAAATTGGTGGAAGAAAGAGAAACTATTTTTAGAAAATCAACAGAGCAGCTATATGATAAGATAAATGAATTAAATATTACTAAAAATACATATGTTGGAAAACATACAGTACATTATTTTGAAACTATTGGAGCTAAAGGGCTCCCATTTGATCAAGGTTTACGTGTGATTGCAAATAAACAGATAAAAGAGGAATATAGAGAAGGATATATAAATATTTTTTCACCAGAAAATGTAATTAAAGAATATAAAAAAGGCAATAAATCTTTAAGATATGAATTTATGATAACAGAAGATGGAATAAATTATTCTTGGATGAGAGTTGATGCTTATATTTTTTATTCTCCAGAAGATAGCTCAATCCATATGTTTGCATATAGAAAAAATATTGATGAGGAAAAGAAAAAAGAACAAAAGGCTGAAATAGATGAAATGACTGGCTTTTATAATAAAAAAGCTACAGAAAGAATGATTGAAAAAATGCTGTTAGAATTACCAAGTCAAAAATATGCTTTTTTTATTTTTGATATTGATAATTTTAAACAGGCGAATGATAATTTTGGGCATTTATTTGGAGACTTGTGTATTAAAGAATTTACTCGGATAATTAAAGAAAGTTTTAAAGAAAATAACACTATACTTGGACGAATTGGAGGAGATGAATTTGTTGTATTTACTCCAGTTTTAAATATAGAATGGGTGAATAGAAAAGCTGGAGAGGTTTCTAAAGCTTTAAACATTGTATGTGAAAATAATTTATCCAGTTGGAAAATGACAGGAAGTATTGGAATTGCTGTTACTCCAAAAGATGGAAAAACATTTGAAGACATTTATAAAAATGCAGATATAGCATTATATCAAACAAAAGAAAAAGGAAAAAATGGATATACAATTCATAAATAA
- a CDS encoding putative Na+/alanine symporter: MDQFEFLLEGINGIIWGRWLVFILLGLGILYTFTNGFIQVRYFGFIMRKTLIESFKSRNDEKGEGSIPSFKAMMVTLAGNVGGGNVVGIATAITAGGMGSVFWMWVAAFFGMALKYGEIVLSQLYRGKDSEGNILSGPMYYIRDGLKMPWLGVVIAVLMCTKMMGANLVQSNTIAGILNSNYNIPTYVTGIILICLLMAITLGGLKRVANIATALVPIMSIFYICAGVLVILLNAHQIPIIFATIFKEAFSLKAAAGGTGGYVMARALQYGITRGMYSNEAGEGTAPFAHGSAIVEHPCREGIAGVTEVFLDTIIVCIITALIVGVTGLYKTNTPGSVMAIEAFGTVWSPLKHAATLSLLVFCFTTLMGQWFNAAKSFTYAFGPKVTEKCRYVFPFLCIIGSITKISLVWTIQDLAMGLVVIPNMIALVVLFPKVVEQTKDYFSNPKFYPGDK; this comes from the coding sequence ATGGACCAATTTGAATTTCTATTAGAAGGAATCAATGGAATAATATGGGGGAGATGGCTTGTTTTTATCTTACTAGGACTTGGAATACTTTATACTTTCACAAATGGATTTATTCAAGTAAGATATTTTGGATTTATAATGAGAAAAACACTTATAGAATCTTTTAAATCTAGAAATGATGAAAAAGGTGAAGGATCTATTCCTTCTTTCAAAGCAATGATGGTAACTCTTGCTGGAAATGTAGGTGGAGGAAATGTTGTTGGAATAGCTACAGCTATTACTGCTGGTGGTATGGGTTCTGTATTTTGGATGTGGGTAGCTGCATTTTTTGGAATGGCATTGAAATATGGTGAAATAGTTCTTTCTCAATTATATCGTGGAAAAGATTCAGAAGGGAACATATTAAGTGGACCCATGTATTATATCAGAGATGGTTTAAAAATGCCTTGGCTTGGTGTTGTTATTGCAGTACTTATGTGTACAAAAATGATGGGAGCAAATCTTGTTCAATCAAATACTATTGCTGGTATACTAAATTCTAATTATAATATTCCAACATATGTCACTGGAATAATTTTAATATGCCTTCTTATGGCTATTACACTTGGAGGACTTAAAAGAGTTGCTAATATTGCAACTGCTCTTGTTCCTATAATGTCAATCTTTTATATCTGTGCTGGAGTTTTAGTTATTTTATTAAATGCTCATCAGATTCCAATCATATTTGCAACTATCTTCAAAGAAGCATTTTCTTTAAAAGCTGCTGCTGGAGGAACTGGAGGATATGTTATGGCAAGAGCTCTGCAATATGGTATCACTCGTGGTATGTATTCCAATGAAGCTGGAGAAGGTACTGCTCCTTTTGCTCATGGTTCTGCAATAGTTGAACATCCCTGCAGAGAAGGAATTGCTGGAGTTACAGAAGTTTTTTTAGATACTATCATAGTTTGTATAATTACTGCTCTTATTGTTGGAGTTACTGGTCTATATAAAACAAATACTCCTGGTTCAGTAATGGCCATTGAAGCATTTGGTACTGTATGGTCTCCATTGAAGCATGCTGCTACTCTTTCATTATTAGTATTCTGCTTCACTACTTTAATGGGACAATGGTTCAATGCAGCAAAAAGTTTTACTTATGCTTTTGGACCTAAAGTAACTGAAAAATGCAGATATGTATTCCCTTTCTTATGCATTATTGGCTCAATAACTAAAATCAGTCTTGTTTGGACTATTCAAGACTTGGCTATGGGATTAGTTGTTATTCCTAACATGATAGCATTGGTTGTTTTATTCCCTAAAGTTGTTGAGCAGACTAAAGATTATTTCTCAAATCCAAAATTTTATCCAGGAGATAAATAA
- a CDS encoding putative cystathionine beta-lyase — MKFDEVKDRRGTYCTQWDYVKDRFGKDDLLPFTISDMDLESPKEIVEALIKRINHKIFGYSRWNHDDFKNSIEGWYNRRFDFQINKEWIVYSPSVIYAISKFIEMKSKKGDGILIHTPGYDGFFKVIVDNDRKLLTSPLKKVKESYEIDFDDFELKCKKAKIFLLCSPHNPTGRVWTEKELEKMIKICKKYNVFIISDEIHMDIIYRGKHHPVLSQSGDYIENIVLCTSASKTFNIPALCGSYLFVTNQKDRDEFLRILKNRDALSSPSILAVIATITAYNKCEYWVNELVKYTESNIKYVKEYLEKNIPVLKCEVPQGSYFAWIDFSKLGISNEEFQRNLIDIGGVAIMPGLTYGEEGRYFLRLNVGCSIKKVEGGLQRIEKAVNHILSIKK, encoded by the coding sequence ATGAAATTTGATGAAGTAAAGGATAGAAGAGGTACTTACTGTACTCAATGGGATTATGTAAAAGATAGGTTCGGAAAGGATGATCTTCTTCCTTTCACTATATCAGACATGGATTTAGAATCTCCAAAAGAAATAGTAGAGGCTCTTATAAAAAGAATAAATCATAAAATATTTGGATATAGCAGATGGAATCATGATGACTTTAAAAATTCTATTGAGGGATGGTATAACAGAAGATTCGATTTTCAAATAAATAAAGAATGGATAGTATATAGTCCAAGTGTAATTTATGCAATATCAAAGTTTATTGAAATGAAATCAAAAAAAGGAGATGGTATACTAATCCATACTCCAGGATATGATGGATTTTTTAAAGTAATAGTAGACAATGATAGAAAATTGTTAACTTCACCATTAAAAAAAGTTAAAGAGAGTTATGAAATAGATTTTGATGACTTTGAATTAAAGTGTAAAAAAGCAAAAATATTTCTTTTGTGCAGTCCTCATAATCCTACTGGAAGAGTATGGACTGAAAAAGAATTAGAAAAAATGATAAAAATATGTAAAAAATATAATGTATTTATAATTTCAGACGAAATACATATGGATATAATTTATAGAGGGAAACATCATCCTGTTTTATCACAAAGTGGTGATTATATAGAAAATATAGTTTTATGTACATCAGCTTCAAAGACTTTTAATATTCCAGCACTATGTGGTTCATATCTTTTTGTCACAAATCAAAAAGATAGGGATGAATTTTTGAGAATATTAAAGAATAGAGATGCACTTTCATCACCTTCAATACTTGCTGTAATAGCAACAATCACAGCTTATAATAAATGTGAGTATTGGGTAAATGAGTTAGTAAAATATACAGAAAGCAATATAAAATATGTGAAAGAATATTTAGAAAAAAATATTCCAGTTCTAAAATGTGAAGTTCCACAAGGCTCATATTTCGCATGGATAGATTTTTCAAAATTGGGTATTTCCAATGAGGAATTCCAGAGGAATCTTATTGATATTGGGGGAGTAGCAATAATGCCGGGACTGACTTACGGAGAAGAGGGAAGATACTTCTTAAGGCTTAATGTAGGATGCTCTATTAAAAAAGTAGAAGGTGGGTTACAGAGAATAGAAAAGGCAGTAAATCACATACTGAGTATAAAAAAATAA
- a CDS encoding putative DNA-binding response regulator, whose product MKKILVVDDEWKIRKLIKDYLVREGYSVDEAGDGEEGLELFFQTTYDIVILDIMMPKIDGWSVCRKIREESQVPIIMLTARADESDQLFGFELETDEYMIKPFNPKLLVAKVKALLRRDGKIVDKTYLEFGDLIIDTSKREVKLGDVILELTPKEYDLLYFFIENKGLALSREKILNSVWGWDYFGDSRTVDTHIKRLRKKIGDNFIQTVRGFGYKFEGDK is encoded by the coding sequence ATGAAAAAGATACTCGTAGTAGATGATGAATGGAAAATAAGAAAACTCATAAAGGATTATCTTGTGAGAGAAGGATATAGTGTGGATGAAGCTGGAGATGGAGAGGAAGGATTGGAGCTCTTTTTCCAAACTACATATGATATTGTTATTCTGGATATAATGATGCCGAAAATAGATGGTTGGAGTGTGTGCAGAAAAATAAGAGAAGAATCACAGGTTCCTATTATTATGCTTACAGCCAGAGCAGATGAGAGTGATCAACTATTTGGATTCGAACTTGAAACAGATGAATATATGATAAAGCCTTTTAATCCTAAATTGTTAGTGGCAAAAGTAAAAGCTTTACTGAGAAGAGATGGAAAAATAGTAGATAAAACATATCTTGAATTTGGAGATCTTATTATAGATACTTCTAAAAGAGAAGTAAAATTAGGAGATGTAATACTTGAACTTACTCCAAAAGAATATGATCTTTTATATTTTTTTATAGAAAATAAGGGATTGGCCTTATCTAGAGAAAAGATTTTAAATTCAGTATGGGGTTGGGATTATTTTGGTGATTCAAGAACTGTAGACACACATATAAAAAGATTAAGAAAAAAAATAGGAGATAATTTTATCCAAACAGTGAGAGGATTTGGATATAAATTCGAGGGAGACAAATGA
- a CDS encoding putative ATPase P, protein MKKNYQLGGISCQVCVNKIEKRLSKLEGIKEAIVNLSTEKLSVDYDETILKEEIIIKTVKKLGYEIEEESDLKDVELDIDGISCQVCVNKIEKKVSKLNGVKSVIVNLANSRGKIVYDSDVIKLSEILEVMKKMGYTGTKHEESSENLKDREKEEHLKREFLEFKIAIIFSAIVFYIAMGTMVGLPVPAIISPDINPLNFAIVQFILALPVVYIGRRFYIVGIRQLFMKSPSMDSLIATGTGSALIYSIYGTFKIAEGNYHYVHSLYFESAVVILALILLGKYLEGMSKGKTSEAIKKLMSLKSKKANLIRNGEIVQVDIEEVEKGEILLVKPGESIPVDGKVIDGNSTVDESMLTGESIPIDKASGDIVYGASINKNGSLKIEATAVGKDTVISKIIKLVENAQGSKAPIAKIADKVSAYFVPIVMLIATAAGVIWYYLGSQGIVEINNTPSIFALTIFISVMVIACPCSLGLATPTAIMVGTGRGAELGILIKSGEALEKAHKINTVVFDKTGTLTEGKPKVTDILTMKEYKENDILQIAGALELHSEHPLGEAIVEEAKNRGLVFPQVNDFISITGQGVYGKIEESEVLIGNIKLMKAKNIEITMKKELDELASQGKTPMYMAIDGKFLGIIAVADVMKEEAIDTIKELKTRGYKIGMITGDNKITAEAIGKQVGIDMIFAEVTPEDKYLKVKELQEEGYNVAMVGDGINDSPALVQADVGIAIGGGTDIAMESADIVLMKRNLKDVLTAMDLSNATIRNIKQNLFWAFIYNTLGIPIAAGVLYPFTGHLLNPMIAGGAMAMSSVSVVTNALRLKKFKKQ, encoded by the coding sequence ATGAAAAAGAATTATCAACTTGGCGGCATAAGCTGCCAAGTTTGTGTTAATAAAATAGAAAAAAGATTATCTAAATTGGAGGGAATAAAAGAAGCAATTGTTAACCTTTCCACAGAAAAACTTTCAGTTGATTATGATGAAACAATTTTAAAAGAAGAAATAATAATAAAAACTGTAAAAAAATTAGGATATGAAATAGAGGAAGAATCAGACTTAAAAGATGTAGAATTAGATATTGATGGAATAAGCTGTCAAGTTTGTGTTAATAAAATAGAAAAGAAAGTTTCAAAACTTAATGGAGTAAAATCAGTAATAGTAAATTTAGCTAACAGCAGAGGAAAAATTGTTTATGATTCAGATGTTATTAAACTTTCAGAAATCCTTGAAGTAATGAAAAAAATGGGATATACTGGAACTAAACATGAAGAATCTTCTGAAAACCTAAAAGACAGAGAAAAGGAAGAACACTTAAAGAGAGAGTTTTTAGAATTTAAAATAGCAATTATTTTTTCTGCTATTGTTTTCTACATAGCTATGGGAACAATGGTAGGACTTCCAGTTCCAGCTATTATTTCTCCAGATATTAATCCACTGAATTTTGCAATAGTACAGTTTATCCTTGCACTGCCAGTGGTTTACATAGGAAGAAGATTTTATATTGTGGGAATTAGACAGTTATTCATGAAAAGTCCGAGCATGGATTCATTAATAGCTACTGGGACAGGATCTGCCTTGATTTATAGCATATATGGAACTTTTAAAATAGCAGAAGGAAATTATCACTATGTTCATTCTTTGTATTTTGAATCAGCAGTAGTTATTCTTGCACTTATACTTTTAGGAAAGTATCTTGAAGGCATGAGTAAAGGGAAAACTTCAGAAGCTATAAAAAAACTTATGAGTTTGAAAAGTAAAAAAGCTAATCTTATAAGAAATGGAGAAATAGTACAGGTAGATATAGAAGAAGTAGAGAAAGGTGAAATTCTTTTGGTAAAGCCTGGAGAAAGTATCCCAGTTGATGGAAAAGTAATAGATGGAAATAGTACTGTGGATGAATCTATGCTGACAGGAGAGAGCATTCCAATAGATAAGGCATCAGGAGATATAGTTTATGGGGCTAGTATCAATAAAAATGGAAGTCTTAAAATAGAAGCAACAGCAGTTGGAAAGGATACTGTAATATCTAAAATTATAAAATTGGTAGAAAATGCTCAAGGTTCAAAAGCTCCTATTGCTAAAATAGCAGATAAAGTATCAGCATATTTTGTTCCAATAGTAATGCTCATAGCAACAGCAGCAGGGGTTATTTGGTACTACTTAGGAAGTCAAGGTATTGTAGAAATAAATAATACTCCTTCTATTTTTGCACTTACTATATTTATTTCAGTAATGGTAATTGCATGTCCATGTTCATTGGGACTTGCTACACCTACAGCAATAATGGTAGGAACAGGGAGAGGGGCAGAATTAGGAATATTAATAAAATCTGGTGAAGCATTAGAAAAAGCTCATAAAATAAATACTGTAGTTTTCGATAAAACAGGAACATTGACAGAAGGAAAACCTAAAGTAACAGATATATTAACTATGAAAGAATATAAGGAAAATGATATATTACAAATAGCTGGAGCACTCGAACTTCATTCAGAACATCCATTAGGAGAGGCTATTGTAGAAGAAGCAAAAAATAGAGGACTTGTATTTCCACAAGTAAATGATTTTATTTCTATAACTGGACAGGGAGTTTATGGTAAAATAGAAGAAAGTGAAGTATTGATAGGAAATATTAAACTCATGAAGGCTAAAAACATAGAAATAACTATGAAAAAAGAATTAGATGAGTTAGCATCTCAAGGAAAAACTCCAATGTATATGGCAATAGATGGAAAGTTTTTAGGAATAATAGCAGTTGCTGATGTAATGAAAGAAGAAGCTATTGATACTATTAAAGAACTGAAAACAAGAGGATACAAGATTGGAATGATTACTGGAGATAATAAAATAACAGCTGAAGCTATAGGAAAACAAGTTGGAATAGATATGATATTTGCTGAAGTTACACCTGAGGATAAATATTTGAAAGTAAAAGAATTACAGGAAGAAGGCTATAATGTAGCTATGGTAGGAGATGGAATAAATGATTCGCCAGCCCTTGTACAGGCTGATGTAGGAATAGCCATAGGCGGAGGAACAGATATTGCTATGGAAAGTGCAGATATCGTTTTGATGAAAAGAAATTTAAAAGATGTACTTACTGCAATGGATTTAAGTAATGCCACTATCAGAAATATAAAACAAAATTTATTCTGGGCTTTTATATATAATACTTTAGGAATACCAATAGCTGCTGGAGTACTTTATCCTTTCACAGGACATCTTTTGAATCCTATGATAGCTGGAGGAGCAATGGCTATGAGTTCTGTTTCAGTAGTAACTAATGCATTGAGACTTAAAAAATTTAAAAAGCAGTAA
- a CDS encoding glycerophosphoryl diester phosphodiesterase, with product MIKNFAHRGFSGKYPENTMLAFKKAIEFGADGIELDVQLTKDEEIVIIHDETIDRTTNGKGLVSDYTYEELCKFDASFIYHGQMGFNKIPTLREYLELVKDKNIVTNIELKTGILEYIGIEEKVWELIQEYKIEKKVIISSFNHYSILRMKELAPDLKYGLLSESWLINAGKYTHDLGIQCYHPIHYNLTPEIINEIKKYGIEINTYTVNKESDIRYLIEKGIDIIIGNFPDLTGELIKEYK from the coding sequence ATGATAAAAAATTTTGCTCATAGAGGATTTAGTGGAAAATATCCTGAAAATACCATGCTTGCCTTTAAAAAAGCCATAGAATTTGGTGCTGATGGAATAGAACTTGATGTCCAACTTACAAAAGATGAAGAAATAGTTATCATTCATGATGAAACAATAGATCGTACTACTAATGGAAAAGGATTAGTATCTGATTATACTTATGAAGAATTATGTAAATTTGATGCTTCATTTATCTATCATGGTCAAATGGGATTCAATAAAATTCCAACATTAAGAGAATATTTAGAACTTGTAAAAGATAAAAACATTGTAACTAACATTGAACTTAAAACAGGAATTCTTGAATACATTGGTATTGAAGAAAAAGTATGGGAACTTATACAGGAATATAAAATAGAAAAAAAGGTAATAATTTCAAGTTTCAATCATTATAGTATACTTCGTATGAAAGAGTTGGCTCCAGATTTAAAATATGGTCTTTTATCTGAAAGCTGGCTTATTAATGCTGGTAAATACACACATGATTTAGGTATTCAATGTTATCATCCCATACATTATAATTTAACACCTGAAATCATAAATGAAATTAAAAAATATGGAATAGAAATAAATACATATACAGTAAATAAAGAAAGTGATATTCGTTATTTAATTGAAAAAGGTATAGATATTATTATTGGAAATTTTCCAGATTTAACTGGAGAATTAATTAAAGAATATAAATAA
- a CDS encoding putative transcriptional repressor encodes MEKLKRTCISDECMSKECPAFKKKLEARINRIEGQIRGIGKMLVNKIGCDDVLNQISSVKSALNGVSKLILESHIRNCVVNDIKAGAEDEIISELVQTLNKMIDKTSKKVKEDLPEMIKKIEIQVGKIKELVEEEHCNEVLNEISLVKGELDGVSKLVLESHIKNCIVRDIKSGNEDRVITELLYTLNKMIK; translated from the coding sequence ATGGAAAAGCTAAAGAGAACCTGTATATCTGATGAGTGTATGAGTAAGGAATGTCCAGCATTTAAAAAAAAGCTGGAGGCCAGAATAAATAGAATAGAGGGTCAGATTAGGGGAATAGGAAAAATGCTGGTAAATAAAATTGGCTGTGATGATGTCCTTAATCAGATATCATCTGTAAAATCTGCTTTGAATGGAGTATCAAAATTGATACTTGAATCACATATAAGAAATTGTGTGGTTAATGATATAAAAGCAGGAGCAGAGGATGAAATAATTTCTGAACTTGTGCAAACATTAAATAAAATGATTGACAAAACAAGTAAAAAGGTAAAAGAAGATTTACCAGAAATGATAAAAAAAATAGAAATACAGGTAGGAAAAATAAAAGAACTTGTAGAGGAAGAACACTGTAATGAAGTTCTTAATGAAATATCTCTAGTAAAGGGAGAACTTGATGGAGTATCAAAGCTGGTACTTGAATCACATATCAAAAATTGTATAGTGAGAGATATAAAATCAGGAAATGAAGACAGGGTCATCACAGAACTTTTATATACATTGAATAAAATGATAAAGTAA